In Lates calcarifer isolate ASB-BC8 linkage group LG21, TLL_Latcal_v3, whole genome shotgun sequence, a single window of DNA contains:
- the polr1g gene encoding CD3e molecule, epsilon associated protein: MPRDISSSSSEDEADTPATKSPVKQKEPDKKTTRYQCPADFVSLCHKPCSSTLTESLKNNKKELWLIKAPASFNPECFSGIKVPLSGLQTLKVPTAAGGAKTGSGQQIYSILASSHGTSELHLLTSNKQSSDSVAFGPAFSGLINVCENYGDSSANQAPQVIPAAPPPSIPPGLKQRFHPFGSKTPTLTYVAESEVDGAAFGPSSTTLRPLVVKRFIEETGHEEDEEARKKKKKKKEKRIKTEREEVEEVMRVKQEPVAELQEEVMMDLPLQEGDILEEKRKKKKKKKDKEREEVEEGVEPSVRVKVEGVTVKCEPIDSSYGDVVEGSGKKKKKKKKSRTDDD; encoded by the exons atgccaAGAGACATATCATCTTCATCAAGTGAGGATGAGGCGGACACTCCTGCTACAAAATCACCAGTAAAGCAAAAAGAACCTG ATAAGAAGACTACCAGGTACCAGTGTCCTGctgactttgtgtctttgtgccATAAGCCCTGCAGCAGCACACTAACAGAGAGTCTGAAGAATAACAAGAAAGAGTTATGGCTCATCAAAGCTCCTGCCAGCTTTAATCCAGAATG TTTCAGTGGCATCAAGGTACCTCTCTCAGGTCTCCAGACCCTGAAGGTTCCCACTGCTGCAGGCGGAGCAAAGACGGGGAGTGGCCAGCAGATCTACAGCATCCTGGCATCCTCCCACGGTACCTCAGAGCTACACTTGCTCACCAGCAACAAGCAGTCATCAGACAGCGTTGCATTTGGTCCTGCTTTTTCAGGCctgataaatgtgtgtgagaactATGGAGACAGCAGTGCTAACCAGGCCCCTCAGGTCATCCCCGCTGCACCACCGCCCTCCATACCGCCAGGGCTGAAACAGCGATTCCACCCCTTCGGCAGCAAGACCCCCACGCTGACCTATGTGGCAGAGAGCGAGGTGGACGGAGCCGCCTTCGGGCCCTCGTCTACAACCCTCCGTCCCCTGGTAGTCAAACGATTTATAGAAGAAACAGGACAcgaggaagatgaggaggcgaggaaaaagaagaagaaaaagaaagaaaagcggataaagacagagagagaagaggtcGAGGAGGTGATGAGAGTGAAGCAAGAACCTGTAGCTGAACTGCAGGAAGAAGTGATGATGGATCTCCCCCTCCAGGAGGGCGATATtttggaggagaagaggaaaaagaagaagaaaaagaaggacaAAGAGcgagaggaggtggaggaaggagtGGAGCCCAGCGTGAGGGTGAAAGTGGAAGGGGTAACAGTGAAATGTGAACCAATAGACTCTTCATATGGTGATGTAGTGGAAGGCtcagggaagaagaagaaaaagaagaagaaaagcagaactGATGACGACTAG
- the irf2bp1 gene encoding LOW QUALITY PROTEIN: interferon regulatory factor 2-binding protein 1 (The sequence of the model RefSeq protein was modified relative to this genomic sequence to represent the inferred CDS: deleted 1 base in 1 codon), which produces MSSPSSSRRQWCYLCDLPKMPWTVVWDFSEVVCRGCVNYEGANQIEFLIASARQLKRTHGMQDGNVRSPGPSPNKHSTSGRGEAAADGGRPHTDRFERGGRGESTGSAVRVPPNGLHRDGQPPQEVNRQSPSGSRRPMLGAAIPPSLVTQSIAGIPHGLLAGMPAGLTARTAPMSNPMIFPAPVLAEMSRRQLGIGMGIAPFITPELERELSSSQNQPKTQTQVHTAVAGSSASKSTGLPSSSSSMAGGVSQTSPKPASSPARQPRPLAARSGGEPLGSSTSAEAATTAAALPHSGASELGSASTSNTHSTGNTLSCTLCHERLEDTHFVQCPSVQGHRFCFPCTRVYIQSRQGDGEVYCPSGGRCPLDNSPNSPPWAFMQGEVSTILGTAGPGAGPASAAASGAGSGPGAGTGAAATSGAGSGAASGAGSGSGDVTVKKERET; this is translated from the exons ATGTcgtccccctcctcctccaggcgcCAGTGGTGCTACCTGTGCGACCTGCCAAAGATGCCCTGGACTGTGGTGTGGGACTTCAGCGAGGTGGTTTGCCGTGGCTGTGTGAACTACGAGGGAGCAAATCAGATTGAATTCCTGATAGCGAGCGCCCGACAGCTGAAACGAACTCACGGGATGCAGGACGGTAACGTCAGGTCACCTGGTCCCTCACCCAATAAACACAGCACATCTGGCAGAGGAGAGGCGGCGGCAGACGGAGGCAGGCCGCACACTGACCGCTtcgagagaggagggagaggagaaagcacCGGGTCAGCTGTCCGCGTGCCGCCTAACGGGCTGCACCGTGACGGGCAGCCACCTCAAGAAGTGAACCGTCAGAGTCCCAGCGGCAGCCGGAGACCCATGCTAGGCGCTGCCATCCCGCCTAGTCTAGTCACTCAAAGTATCGCAGGGATTCCCCATGGTCTACTCGCGGGCATGCCGGCGGGTCTGACCGCCAGGACAGCCCCCATGAGCAACCCTATGATCTTCCCTGCCCCGGTGCTGGCCGAGATGAGCCGCAGACAGCTGGGAATAGGAATGGGGATAGCCCCTTTTATCACTCCGGAGCTGGAGCGAGAGCTCAGTTCGTCCCAGAACCAGCCCAAGACACAGACGCAGGTTCACACTGCTGTGGCTGGTAGCAGCGCCAGTAAAAGTACAGGCCTCCCGTCTTCGTCCTCCTCCATGGCGGGAGGTGTGAGCCAGACC AGCCCTAAACCTGCCTCATCTCCGGCAAGGCAGCCACGCCCACTAGCCGCGAGGTCCGGAGGGGAGCCCCTGGGATCCAGCACATCAGCAGAGGCAGCCACCACAGCTGCAGCGTTACCCCACAGTGGTGCCTCTGAGTTGGGATCAGCGTCCACCAGCAATACCCATTCAACCGGAAACACTCTGTCCTGCACCTTGTGTCACGAGAGGCTGGAAGACACACACTTTGTTCAGTGTCCATCAGTGCAAGGGCatag GTTCTGCTTCCCCTGCACAAGGGTGTACATCCAGAGCCGACAAGGAGATGGGGAGGTGTACTGCCCCAGTGGAGGGCGCTGTCCGTTGGATAACTCTCCCAACAGCCCCCCCTGGGCCTTCATGCAGGGAGAGGTGTCCACCATATTGGGAACTGCTGGGCCAGGTGCAGGACCTGCATCAGCTGCTGCATCTGGAGCCGGGTCAGGGCCTGGAGCTGGAACTGGAGCTGCAGCCACATCTGGGGCTGGGAGTGGAGCTGCCAGTGGAGCCGGGTCTGGGAGTGGAGATGTAACTgtcaagaaagagagagagacgtga